A DNA window from Pseudorasbora parva isolate DD20220531a chromosome 5, ASM2467924v1, whole genome shotgun sequence contains the following coding sequences:
- the ftcdnl1 gene encoding formiminotransferase N-terminal subdomain-containing protein isoform X1, which yields MSCSALGRRLVACLLNISEARRRDLVETVARSAITDTHGKKREGITVLNIFNDVDYNRSVITIVASIDLIREAVLSACERAYSLIDMNAHEGTHPCMGAVDLVPLYPLGEEVGLEDCGKEAQALAAALTERVAGTSAFLFGWADSPKRRGLAQRRKEIGWFKKAKDMSSIQPDVGPQVTRRYGITGVGTSPYVMNCNVTIGTQDLALGRIVALGIRESSSGGIPGVQVMALPHEGAVEIACNVESVEGGPPSSYAEEQWPSFAIGGQHFCHAPASLITARVAELARNHGVAVKGTALVGFTPRECRRLAEGALSNGIGEFWKELQHVHM from the exons ATGTCCTGCTCTGCTCTTGGTCGAAGGCTGGTTGCATGTCTCCTGAACATCTCGGAAGCTCGGAGAAGAGACCTGGTGGAGACAGTGGCTAGATCAGCCATCACTGACACACATG GAAAAAAGCGTGAAGGCATCACAGTGCTGAACATCTTCAATGATGTTGACTACAATCGCTCTGTCATCACTATTGTTGCAAGCATTGACCTAATAA GGGAGGCTGTATTGTCTGCTTGTGAGCGTGCATACTCTCTAATTGACATGAATGCCCATGAGGGCACCCACCCATGTATGGGTGCAGTGGATCTGGTGCCTCTCTATCCACTGGGGGAGGAGGTGGGTCTTGAAGATTGTGGAAAAGAGGCCCAAG CATTAGCAGCAGCTCTGACGGAACGAGTGGCAGGTACCAGTGCTTTTTTGTTTGGCTGGGCAGATTCTCCTAAGCGTCGAGGCCTGGCTCAAAGGAGGAAGGAGATTGGCTGGTTCAAAAAGGCCAAAGATATGTCAAGCATCCAGCCAGATGTAGGTCCACAGGTCACGAGGAGATACGGCATTACAG GTGTTGGCACCAGCCCCTACGTCATGAACTGTAACGTGACCATCGGAACCCAGGATCTGGCCCTGGGCCGGATTGTTGCTTTAGGAATCCGTGAATCCAGTTCTGGTGGTATCCCTGGAGTTCAGGTCATGGCCTTGCCACATGAAGGTGCTGTAGAGATCGCTTGCAATGTGGAAAGTGTTGAGGGTGGTCCTCCTTCATCTTATGCTGAGGAACAATGGCCAAGCTTTGCCATTGGAGGGCAACACTTCTGTCATGCTCCAGCCTCTCTAATCACAGCACGTGTAGCAGAGCTGGCTAGAAACCATGGAGTGGCCGTCAAGGGTACGGCCCTGGTGGGCTTTACCCCACGCGAGTGCCGTAGACTGGCAGAGGGAGCGCTCTCAAATGGCATTGGAGAGTTCTGGAAAGAGCTGCAGCATGTACACATGTGA
- the ftcdnl1 gene encoding formiminotransferase N-terminal subdomain-containing protein isoform X2, giving the protein MSCSALGRRLVACLLNISEARRRDLVETVARSAITDTHGKKREGITVLNIFNDVDYNRSVITIVASIDLIREAVLSACERAYSLIDMNAHEGTHPCMGAVDLVPLYPLGEEVGLEDCGKEAQALAAALTERVAGTSAFLFGWADSPKRRGLAQRRKEIGWFKKAKDMSSIQPDVLAPAPTS; this is encoded by the exons ATGTCCTGCTCTGCTCTTGGTCGAAGGCTGGTTGCATGTCTCCTGAACATCTCGGAAGCTCGGAGAAGAGACCTGGTGGAGACAGTGGCTAGATCAGCCATCACTGACACACATG GAAAAAAGCGTGAAGGCATCACAGTGCTGAACATCTTCAATGATGTTGACTACAATCGCTCTGTCATCACTATTGTTGCAAGCATTGACCTAATAA GGGAGGCTGTATTGTCTGCTTGTGAGCGTGCATACTCTCTAATTGACATGAATGCCCATGAGGGCACCCACCCATGTATGGGTGCAGTGGATCTGGTGCCTCTCTATCCACTGGGGGAGGAGGTGGGTCTTGAAGATTGTGGAAAAGAGGCCCAAG CATTAGCAGCAGCTCTGACGGAACGAGTGGCAGGTACCAGTGCTTTTTTGTTTGGCTGGGCAGATTCTCCTAAGCGTCGAGGCCTGGCTCAAAGGAGGAAGGAGATTGGCTGGTTCAAAAAGGCCAAAGATATGTCAAGCATCCAGCCAGAT GTGTTGGCACCAGCCCCTACGTCATGA
- the c5h2orf69 gene encoding LOW QUALITY PROTEIN: mitochondrial protein C2orf69 homolog (The sequence of the model RefSeq protein was modified relative to this genomic sequence to represent the inferred CDS: deleted 1 base in 1 codon) translates to MVSILTLQVVQSPLHNPLLMGSIRSVVACLSLAAIARKMTTAAGLCPPGTSAAAPGLLRLTSVAGYEQNRVNDVLLLRPATNTQRRCDKESLQNGNEHVVFFPGDIQDFQQEMALQPDAAPWQSWSLEHVALILGHRFPGCHIWVVRASCMYLHKFSCYQNFVESNLFGAPEHSPDYGAIRHLRALLGHGMQRAGIPNPLPPLSGTAAPGPLPAGFTLTIVGFSKGCVVLNQIVYELAGARADPELRLFLDSVSDMYWLDGGHPGGSETWVTDKCALGELASSGVAVHAHVTPYEVRDPMRAWVGREHQRFIKTLEDLGACLSQKLHFEEEPASIENHFRIIQEF, encoded by the exons ATGGTTTCGATATTAACACTGCAGGTCGTGCAGTCGCCTCTTCATAAT CCTTTGCTTATGGGAAGTATTAGATCAGTTGTGGCTTGTTTATCGCTAGCCGCTATAGCGAGGAAAATGACCACCGCTGCGGGTCTGTGCCCACCCGGGACATCTGCTGCTGCGCCCGGGCTGCTCCGCCTGACTTCAGTAGCCGGTTATGAGCAAAACCGCGTAAATGATGTTCTGCTCTTAAGACCAGCCACGAACACGCAGAGACGATGCGACAAAGAAAGCCTACAGAATGGAAATGAACACGTAGTGTTTTTTCCTGGAGACATTCAG GACTTTCAGCAGGAAATGGCCCTCCAGCCTGACGCTGCCCCATGGCAGTCGTGGAGTCTGGAGCATGTTGCCCTCATCCTGGGCCACCGTTTTCCTGGCTGCCATATCTGGGTAGTCCGTGCATCATGCATGTACCTACACAAGTTCAGCTGCTATCAGAACTTTGTAGAGAGCAACCTATTTGGAGCACCAGAACACTCTCCAGACTATGGAGCCATTCGCCACCTGAGGGCACTCCTGGGTCATGGCATGCAGCGGGCTGGTATCCCAAATCCTTTACCCCCTCTTAGTGGTACAGCCGCCCCGGGACCCCTTCCAGCAGGTTTCACCCTTACCATAGTGGGCTTCAGTAAAGGATGTGTTGTTCTCAATCAAATAGTGTATGAGCTGGCTGGAGCTCGAGCAGACCCAGAACTAAGGCTGTTTCTGGACAGTGTCTCAGACATGTACTGGCTGGATGGAGGACACCCTGGTGGCAGCGAGACGTGGGTGACCGATAAATGTGCTCTGGGTGAGCTGGCCTCCAGTGGGGTGGCTGTCCATGCTCATGTCACTCCGTATGAGGTAAGAGACCCGATGAGGGCATGGGTTGGGCGAGAGCACCAGCGCTTTATTAAGACTCTGGAGGATCTGGGCGCTTGCCTGAGCCAGAAACTGCACTTCGAGGAGGAGCCGGCGTCCATTGAGAATCACTTCCGAATCATTCAGGAGTTCTGA
- the stk17b gene encoding serine/threonine-protein kinase 17B codes for MARRRLDSRSGSSALLSEIHTHIHSDLLDAVFDMSNELGRGKFAVVKRCVEKSTGKVFAAKFIKKRRRGRDCRAEVIHEIAVLEAAKNNPRVVNLYAVYETDHDLVLMLEYAAGGEIFDHCVSEELLPEGQITRLIRQMLEGVHLLHQSNVVHLDLKPQNILLTSLSPMGDIKIVDFGLARRLGSAGELREILGTPEYVAPEILNYEPITTATDLWSVGVIAYMLVTGESPFAGEDKQETFLNVSQVNVDYSIEAFSRVSELAVDFIRKLLVKTPEDRPSAADCMTHPWLWLHYPGSDPIPMTPRTPRERSFGGKCSAPPEDPEDKENILDSPHAKRFRFEEDMSATADSDHLC; via the exons ATGGCCCGGAGGAGGCTGGACAGTCGCAGCGGATCCTCTGCTCTGCTGtcagagatccacacacacatccacTCGGATCTTCTGGATGCCGTTTTTGACATGAGCAACGAACTTGGCAG GGGGAAGTTTGCAGTGGTGAAGCGGTGTGTAGAAAAGTCCACTGGAAAAGTCTTCGCTGCTAAGTTCATCAAGAAGCGGCGGCGAGGTCGCGACTGCAGGGCGGAGGTCATTCATGAGATCGCCGTTCTGGAGGCAGCGAAGAACAACCCTCGTGTGGTGAACCTTTATGCTGTATATGAGACAGATCACGACCTCGTTTTAATGCTGGAATA tgCGGCGGGTGGAGAGATATTTGACCACTGTGTGTCAGAAGAGCTGCTTCCTGAAGGTCAGATCACCCGTCTGATCAGACAGATGCTTGAGGGCGTTCACCTACTCCACCAGAGCAACGTGGTCCACCTGGATCTGAAG CCGCAGAATATTCTCCTGACCAGTCTAAGTCCAATGGGGGATATAAAGATAGTGGATTTTGGGTTGGCCCGCAGGTTAGGCTCTGCTGGAGAACTCAGAGAGATTCTGGGAACCCCTGAGTATGTTG CCCCTGAGATCCTGAACTATGAACCAATTACCACAGCAACAGACCTTTG GAGTGTGGGTGTGATCGCCTATATGCTGGTGACAGGAGAGTCTCCCTTCGCTGGCGAGGATAAACAGGAGACCTTCCTAAACGTATCCCAGGTGAACGTGGATTACAGCATAGAGGCCTTCTCACGGGTGTCTGAGCTGGCTGTCGACTTTATCCGGAAACTGCTGGTCAAAACACCAGA AGATCGTCCCAGTGCAGCCGACTGCATGACCCATCCCTGGCTATGGCTCCACTATCCAGGTTCTGATCCAATCCCTATGACCCCACGCACTCCCCGGGAAAGGAGTTTCGGGGGGAAGTGTTCCGCGCCACCAGAGGATCCTGAAGATAAAGAGAACATTCTGGACTCACCACATGCCAAGAGGTTTCGTTTTGAGGAGGACATGTCAGCCACGGCTGACAGTGACCACTTATGCTGA